The DNA window TCATGCTGCAGGCCGCCGATCAGCTGGAAGTGCGGGTACAGGTGCCGGAAAACTTAATGGCCCACCTGCTCAGCAGTGCCAGTAACCAATACCAGCCAGAAGTCGAATTTGAAGCCCTGCCCGGCCAGCGTTTTCACGCCGCCTACAAAGAGCACACCGCCCAGGCCGACCCACAAACCGGCAGTTTCACCGTTACCCTGGCCATGGCCCGCCCGGCCGGCTTAAACGTATTACCAGGCATGAACGCCAGTGTGCACGTTGACCTGCAGCAGGTATTAAGCCAGCAAACGCCACCGTTATTGATTCCACCGCAGGCAGTACTGCAAAGCGGCGACCAACTCAGTGGCAGCAGCACTGGCATGGTATGGCTGGTGAATGCCGATATGACGCTCAGCCCGCGTGAAGTCACGCTCGGCCAGCTCACGTCCGAAGGCCTGGAGATCCGTGCGGGTCTGCAACCGGGGGAAACCATTCTGGCCGCTGGCGTGCATCAGGCCTGGGCCGGTATGAAGATCCGCCCCTGGGTTAAAGAGCGGGGGCTGTAACCATGCAGCAACCACAAAACGCCGCTACCTATTTTATTAAACACAGCACCACCAGCTGGATGCTGGTGCTGATTTTGCTGGTCGGCGGTATCAGCAGTTATCTGGGCTGGGGCGGCTGGAAGACCCGCAGTTCACCATTAAAGAAGCCATGGTCATTACCCACTACCCCGGTGCCAGCGCACTTCAGGTAGAAGAAGAAGTGACCGCACCTCTGGAAAATGCCATTCAGGCGCTGCCCTATCTGAAGCATGTGGATTCTATTTCCAAAGCCGGCTTTTCGCAGATTCATCTGGTGATTAAACCCACCTACCAATCCCATGAATTACCGCAAATATGGGACGAACTGCGCCGCAAAGTGCTGGATAAAACCTCATCACTGCCGCCGGGAGCAACCACACCGCTGGTAATGGATGATTTCGGGGATGTGTACGGTGTGCTGCTGGCCATTACCGGGCCGGATTATTCTTACCAGGAATTAAGCGATTATGCCGATTACCTGAAGCGCGAATTATCCACCTTAAACGGTGTGGCCAAGGTAGAAATTACCGGCACCCAGAAAGAACAGGTATTTATTGATATTTCCCGCGAGCGCATGACCAACCTCGGCATTCCGCTCAGCCGGCTGGTACAACTGCTGCAAACCCAGAATACGGTACAGAATGCCGGCCATATCCGCATTGGCGACGACTATATCCGCATTCACCCGACCGGCGAATTCCGCAGCGTACAGGAGCTGGGCGATCTGCGCGTTAGCCCCAGCGGTTCCGATAAACTTATCTATCTGCGGGATCTGGCCCACATCAGCGAAGGCATTGCCGAAGTCCCTTCCCACCTTACCCACTTCCGCGGCACCCCCTCTTTACGGCTGGGCATTGCCTTTAATAAAGGCGTCAATGTGGTGGCCGTGGGTGAACAGGTGCGCGCCCAGCTGGTGCTGCTGGATGCCAACCGGCCGCTGGGCATTGAACTGCACACATTGTACGACCAGCCGGCCGAAGTGGATGCTTCCTCCACCGGCTTTGTGCTGAACCTGCTGGCGTCGGTAATTATTGTTATTGCGGTATTGCTGGTCTTTATGGGCCTGCGCGCCGGCGTCATTATTGGCATTATTCTGCTGCTGACGGTGTTCGGTACCTTTATTGCCATGCGCATGCTGGGCATTGAATTGCAGCGCATTTCCCTGGGCGCCCTGATCATTGCGCTGGGGATGCTGGTGGATAACGCTCTGGTGATTACCGAAGGCATTATGGTGGGCTTGCAGCGGGGTTTATCCCGCACGCGCGCCGCCTACGAAATT is part of the Venatoribacter cucullus genome and encodes:
- a CDS encoding efflux RND transporter permease subunit, encoding MVITHYPGASALQVEEEVTAPLENAIQALPYLKHVDSISKAGFSQIHLVIKPTYQSHELPQIWDELRRKVLDKTSSLPPGATTPLVMDDFGDVYGVLLAITGPDYSYQELSDYADYLKRELSTLNGVAKVEITGTQKEQVFIDISRERMTNLGIPLSRLVQLLQTQNTVQNAGHIRIGDDYIRIHPTGEFRSVQELGDLRVSPSGSDKLIYLRDLAHISEGIAEVPSHLTHFRGTPSLRLGIAFNKGVNVVAVGEQVRAQLVLLDANRPLGIELHTLYDQPAEVDASSTGFVLNLLASVIIVIAVLLVFMGLRAGVIIGIILLLTVFGTFIAMRMLGIELQRISLGALIIALGMLVDNALVITEGIMVGLQRGLSRTRAAYEIVKQTQWPLLGATVIAITAFAPIGLSPDSTGEFVGSLFWACCRCCLIRSSAPWRWSSAPAWALPPSSLWEWCQCFTPSVTALKPLRFPYPRPAEAGPNHCLSRRDEYESNGEYCCAARNQTALT
- a CDS encoding efflux RND transporter periplasmic adaptor subunit; translated protein: MATARTELSYTELRAPFAGVVAEVYADNHQPVAAGKTLVMLQAADQLEVRVQVPENLMAHLLSSASNQYQPEVEFEALPGQRFHAAYKEHTAQADPQTGSFTVTLAMARPAGLNVLPGMNASVHVDLQQVLSQQTPPLLIPPQAVLQSGDQLSGSSTGMVWLVNADMTLSPREVTLGQLTSEGLEIRAGLQPGETILAAGVHQAWAGMKIRPWVKERGL